The Xylanibacillus composti genomic interval CAAGTTTCTGCCTCCGGAGCTTCAACCCGCCGTTCATTTCCTATACAATAGAAGATATAGACAGAAGCTGTATAGCAGGAGGTACCTATCCTTGAATTATCCGAAAGCGTATGTCGACTATCTCGTTTATTTCCATGCGGCAAGAGATTACTTCGAGTGCCATGAAGTGATGGAAGAATATTGGAAGGAGCATCCGGATGATCCGTTGAAGGAAGTATGGCATGTCTGCATACAATTGGCGGTGACGGCTTATCACGAACGAAGGGGAAACTTCGCCGGAGCGCTGAAAATGCTGAAGCAGGCACGCAGTCGCATGCGTGCAACGGGGATGCCCTTGCTTTTGAACAAGGCTGGTCTTGACGCAGAGCGGTTGAATTCAATGACGGAGCATTGGCAGTGCAAGCTGGAGACTGCTTCTTCTGAAGGTTTGCAGGAGCAAAACGAAAGCAGGTTTGCCGACCCTGTCCTGCCAATCGTTGACCAATCGCTTCTTCAAGCAAGTCGAGCTGAAGCGGAACGCCGCGGTCTAATGTGGCTTGCGCCCAGCAGGATGGACGAAGCTTCTCTCATCCACAAGCACAAGCTGCGTGATCGCAGCGATGTGATGAAGGCTCGTCAGGAAGCCTGGCTGCGCAAACGCACATCTGACTGAACCATGCCGGCCGCGATTTTGTCGGCACTGATGAGCATTCACGCAGGGCATGAAGAAGGAGCTGTCCCGAAGTCATCGTATGACTTTGGAGGCAGCTCCTTCTTTCTTGTACTGCTCGCTTTAGTACTCGTAACCGTTAATGACAAGATCTAGCGCCCCGGTATGGGGATCGATGATAAGGCCGTGAACGGGTACATTCTTCGGGAGAAGCGGGTGGTTCCGGATAATCTCCACACTATTGACGACGCCATCCCGCACATTGTCGAAGCCAATAAGCCAGCGATTCAGGTGGATGCCGGCATGCTTCAGCGTAGTGACCGTATCCTCGGCTATGCCGCGGTCATACATCTTTTGCAGCATGGTTTCAGAATTCAAGCCCGTCATCCCGCAATCGTGGTGTCCGACGACGACAACCTCTTCCGCTTTTAGCGCGTACAGGGCAACCAGAATGCTGCGCATAATATTGCCGAAGGGCTGCAGGACGATTGCACCGGCATTCTTAATAATTTTCGCATCGCCGTTTTTCAAGTTCATCGCCTTCGGCAGCAGCTCGGTCAATCGCGTATCCATGCAAGTCAAGATAACCATCTTCTTCTCAGGAAACTTGGAAGTGGCGTACTTCTCATATTCTTTATTGACAACAAAATGTTCGTTGTGCGCCAGGATATTGTCCAAATTGCGGTTCATGTGCAACACCTCATTTACATTCTAATTTCATATGTTTTGCGCAGTGCCCGCAGACTGAAGCGTAAGATCGTTGCCGTAAATTTGCCCGCTGCTTTTCAAGACGAAGCCTTTCGTATCTTCCCGGAAGTCCAGCGTCATCTGTTCGTCGAAAAATACGGCATGACGCTTCAGCATAATAATAGGTTGAGGGCTCGCTGATTGAAGCAGGCTCGCTTCGATATAAGGCTCAGCCGGCAGCTGTTGACGCGGCAGCACCGTAAGCGCGGCAACACCGGAAACAGCGCAGCCGCACCCTTCCGAATCATAGTGAATCCAGAGGACATCCTCTTCACTCAGCGATTGACGCAGCGATTGGGCAGCCGCGTCTGTAAGAAACATTTCCATTTATACACCCCGCATTCTTGGAATGAAAAGTGATGAGACGAGTATGAGCGAATCTTGTGAGCGAGCGATCCTGCCTATTGTACCACAACTTTTTTCGTATTTCTCCCTGCATGTGTTAAAATTTTAATCATCCACTTTCGAAGGGAGCAGATGCTGCATGCATACAGATTGGAAGGAAGAGCTTGCATCATTTCGGCAATTGGTCCAAAAGATGAAATCGTATGAAGAGGCTTTGGGCGTCATGTACTGGGATCTGCGTACAGGAGCGCCGCGCCGGGCGGTGGAGGGCCGATCCGCTGTGATCGGCATGCTGAGCGGGGAGATGTTCAAGCTCCAGACTTCCCCGGAGATGGGCAGGGCATTGCAGCGATTGTCGGCTGAAGACGTACAGCAGCAGCTGGAGCAAGTCGATCGCAAAATGGTGGAGGAGTGCAAGAAGGAATATGAAAGAAGCACCAAAATTCCACAGGACCGCTATGAGGAATTCGTTGTGCTCACCTCACAAGCCGAATCGGTATGGGAGGATGCAAAGGAAGCATCCGATTTTGCCATGTTCCTGCCTTATCTGGAGAAAATCATTGCCTATACGAAAGAGTTTATTGAACGATGGGGGTATGAGGGCCATCCGTACAACGCCTTGCTGGATCAATATGAGCCGGGCATGACGACCGGACAGCTGGATAAGGTATTTGGCGAGCTGCGTTCACGCACCGTTCCTTTGCTGCAGAAGATCGCATCTTCTCCCCACCAACCGGACAGCTCCTTCCTCAAACGCTCTTATGATAAGGAAGAACAGCGCAAGTTTAGTCATTACATACTCGAGCAGATGGGATATGATTTCGCAGCCGGACGATTGGACGAGAGCGTTCACCCGTTCGCAACCGGGCTCAATCCGGGCGATGTGCGGATCACGACGAGCTTCCGCCCCGATGATATCAGCTTCTCCTTGTTTTCGACTATTCATGAAGGCGGACATGCTTTGTATGAACAAAACCTTTCTCAGGATTTGATGGGGACGGTATTGTGTACGGGAACTTCTATGGGAATTCATGAGTCGCAGTCGCGGTTCTGGGAAAACAAGGTAGGCCGCAGCCGGCCTTTTTGGCGACGGTACTTCAAGGAGCTGCAACAGGCATTTCCGGGCGCCTTCGACCAGGTGCAGCCGGATGATTTTTACCGGGCGATCAACGTTGTGCAGCCATCGCTCATCCGGATTGAGGCTGACGAGTTAACGTACAACCTGCATGTGATGATACGCTATGAACTGGAGAAAGCGCTGTTCGGCGGCGAGCTGCAAGCTGCGGAACTGCCAGAAGCCTGGAACGCCAAGTACGAGGAATATTTGGGCGTGAAAGCGAATCGCGATGCGGAAGGCGTGCTGCAGGACGTGCATTGGGCGGGCGGCGCTTTCGGCTATTTCCCGTCCTACTCCTTGGGCAATATGTACGCGGCTCAAATATACCATGCCATCCAGCAAAGCTTGCCAGACTTCGAGGGATTGATCGAACGGGGCGAGCTGCATCCGATCAAAGACTGGTTGAGCGAACGGATTTACCGGTTCGGCAAGCTGCTTACACCGGCGGAAGTGATCCAGCACGTGACAGGAGAACCGTTGAATCCCCAGTATCTGGCGGATTACCTTGAGGCCAAATACAAAGACATCTACCGGATTGACTGATGGCTTATGAAGTTCTTTTTTGGCATTCGTGTGTGGAAAACGGCAGTTGCTGCAGTAGCGGCTGTCTATTTGGCCGGCGGGATTGGCCTTTCCCACTCCTTATCGGCGGGATTGCTGGCCGTGCTTGGCGTGGAAGTAACGCGGAAGCGAGGGATCGTTAGCGCAACCCAGCGTTTTCTTGCCTCTATCGTCGGATTGCTGATCGGAGCATTTCTTTTTTACTTGTTTGGCTTTGAAAACTGGGTCATAGGCTTGTTCATCCTCGTCGCCTACCCGATTCTTGCGAAGGTCAAACTAAAGGATGGGATTATTACCAGCTCCGTTGTGGTGCTGCACGTTTTCACGGAAGGTCGGATTCACGTTGACATGTTGCTCAATGAAATTGCCCTGCTCGTGATCGGACTCGGGTGTGCTACGATCGTCAACATGGTGTACATGCCTGGTGCAGATGAAAAGCTCGGAGAGCTGCGAGCTCGAACAGAGAGGCAATTCTCCTCCATTTTTTTGGCGATTGCCGAGCATCTGCGCGATCCGCATATCCTGTGGGACGGCAAGGAATATTCCGATGCGGTTGACGCGGTGGAGCAGGGAATTTCGCTCGCCGCGCAGGCGGACGAGAACGCGCTGTTTCGCCATGAGCACTATTGGCAGGAATACTTCCACATGCGCCGCTCCCAGCTGGAATCCATTGGACGGATGATGGGGTTGGTCGCGCAAATCTATGATAAGCTGCCGCAGGCGGTGCTGACAGCGCAAGTCTTCGAAGAATTAAGCGAGGATGTCAAGGCGGATGCCTACACGGGAAGAGCGGAAGCGGATTTGAAGGAGCTGGAGGCCGCCTTTCAGGCGATGGACCTTCCTGCAACACGGGAGGAGTTCGAGCTTCGCTCGGCAATTTTGCAGCTTTGTGTGGAGCTTCGCACCTACCTCGAAACGGCCAAAAGGGAAAAAAAGCGGAGAGAACCTTTGAAATCGGCATGAAAGTTTTTGTCACTCTAGACCAATGTCCTGCATACATTTGTTAGTGAATGATTGCATGGAGGAGGTTTGGAAAAGATGTCGATGGTAGATAAAGACCTGCAATGCAGAGAAATCATCACAAAAGCAGTATGCGGCAAAGGTCGTAAGTTCTCCCATGTCACCCATACGGTAACGCCGCCTCATAAACCGACCAGCATACTTGGCGCATGGATCATCAATCACCAGTATGAAGCGGTTAAAGCAGAGGACGGCATTGAGGTTGTCGGTACTTACGATATAAACATTTGGTATTCCTACGACAGCAATTCCAAGACGGAGGTTGCCAAAGAAACGGTATCGTATGTAGAATTAGTGCCGCTCTCCTACGTTGATCCCAAGCATCGCGCCTCAACGGAAGAAGTAAGCGCAACGTCGACACAGGAACCGAATTGCGTGGAAGCAAGCATCACAGCAGGCGGTGACGGCGTCCTTATCCGCGTGGAACGCGAATACCAGGTGGAGCTGGTTGCGGAAACGAAAGTATGCGTCGTCGTTTGCCAGAACGGATGCAATGATTTCGGGGACAAAGAATTGGACTTCTTCGAAGCTCATGGCGACGAAGAATATGACGATCTGGACGCCGACCTGCTCGATGATGAGGACGAATTCGTTTAATTTCTCTATACTGTATGCGCGATGCAGCTGAAGGGAGGGGGCGTAAGCCCTCTTTTTTTGTAAATAATCTGTGTTGACGGGGCTTATCGATTTCTGACGCGGATGCTGTCAGGGCACAGCGTTTCCGGCAAAGGCAGGGGACGACGGTCAATTCAGACGCCAAAGGAAAGGGGATGGGCGTGTGGCGCAAAATTGGACAGAAAGCCTAATACGCAATGGGATACCTGTGGTTGCGCCGGACGGCACACAGCCCGCAAAGATTCTCCAGTACCGTCGATACGCCGTGCAGGTGCACCATTTCCGGATTGCGCAGGCGGTTTCCATTAAGCCGTCTGGTCCGGGACTTCAGCCTGTAAGCCAACGGATTGTACAGGAGGAAGAT includes:
- a CDS encoding DUF309 domain-containing protein, with translation MNYPKAYVDYLVYFHAARDYFECHEVMEEYWKEHPDDPLKEVWHVCIQLAVTAYHERRGNFAGALKMLKQARSRMRATGMPLLLNKAGLDAERLNSMTEHWQCKLETASSEGLQEQNESRFADPVLPIVDQSLLQASRAEAERRGLMWLAPSRMDEASLIHKHKLRDRSDVMKARQEAWLRKRTSD
- a CDS encoding beta-class carbonic anhydrase; this encodes MNRNLDNILAHNEHFVVNKEYEKYATSKFPEKKMVILTCMDTRLTELLPKAMNLKNGDAKIIKNAGAIVLQPFGNIMRSILVALYALKAEEVVVVGHHDCGMTGLNSETMLQKMYDRGIAEDTVTTLKHAGIHLNRWLIGFDNVRDGVVNSVEIIRNHPLLPKNVPVHGLIIDPHTGALDLVINGYEY
- a CDS encoding iron-sulfur cluster biosynthesis family protein produces the protein MEMFLTDAAAQSLRQSLSEEDVLWIHYDSEGCGCAVSGVAALTVLPRQQLPAEPYIEASLLQSASPQPIIMLKRHAVFFDEQMTLDFREDTKGFVLKSSGQIYGNDLTLQSAGTAQNI
- a CDS encoding carboxypeptidase M32, whose amino-acid sequence is MHTDWKEELASFRQLVQKMKSYEEALGVMYWDLRTGAPRRAVEGRSAVIGMLSGEMFKLQTSPEMGRALQRLSAEDVQQQLEQVDRKMVEECKKEYERSTKIPQDRYEEFVVLTSQAESVWEDAKEASDFAMFLPYLEKIIAYTKEFIERWGYEGHPYNALLDQYEPGMTTGQLDKVFGELRSRTVPLLQKIASSPHQPDSSFLKRSYDKEEQRKFSHYILEQMGYDFAAGRLDESVHPFATGLNPGDVRITTSFRPDDISFSLFSTIHEGGHALYEQNLSQDLMGTVLCTGTSMGIHESQSRFWENKVGRSRPFWRRYFKELQQAFPGAFDQVQPDDFYRAINVVQPSLIRIEADELTYNLHVMIRYELEKALFGGELQAAELPEAWNAKYEEYLGVKANRDAEGVLQDVHWAGGAFGYFPSYSLGNMYAAQIYHAIQQSLPDFEGLIERGELHPIKDWLSERIYRFGKLLTPAEVIQHVTGEPLNPQYLADYLEAKYKDIYRID
- a CDS encoding aromatic acid exporter family protein; the encoded protein is MKFFFGIRVWKTAVAAVAAVYLAGGIGLSHSLSAGLLAVLGVEVTRKRGIVSATQRFLASIVGLLIGAFLFYLFGFENWVIGLFILVAYPILAKVKLKDGIITSSVVVLHVFTEGRIHVDMLLNEIALLVIGLGCATIVNMVYMPGADEKLGELRARTERQFSSIFLAIAEHLRDPHILWDGKEYSDAVDAVEQGISLAAQADENALFRHEHYWQEYFHMRRSQLESIGRMMGLVAQIYDKLPQAVLTAQVFEELSEDVKADAYTGRAEADLKELEAAFQAMDLPATREEFELRSAILQLCVELRTYLETAKREKKRREPLKSA
- a CDS encoding outer spore coat protein CotE → MSMVDKDLQCREIITKAVCGKGRKFSHVTHTVTPPHKPTSILGAWIINHQYEAVKAEDGIEVVGTYDINIWYSYDSNSKTEVAKETVSYVELVPLSYVDPKHRASTEEVSATSTQEPNCVEASITAGGDGVLIRVEREYQVELVAETKVCVVVCQNGCNDFGDKELDFFEAHGDEEYDDLDADLLDDEDEFV